A genomic region of Streptococcus suis contains the following coding sequences:
- the tig gene encoding trigger factor, with product MSVSFEAKETNRGVLTFTIGQDAIKPELDRVFNKVKKDINLPGFRKGHLPRAVFNQKFGEEALYQDVVNALLPAAYEAAVTEAGLEVVAQPKIDVVSMEKGQDWTINAEVVTKPEVKLGDYKNLTVSVEATKEVSDEEVDAKIERERNNLAELVVKEGAAEEGDTVVIDFVGSVDGVEFNGGKGENFSLGLGSGQFIPGFEAQLVGHAAGEEVNVEVTFPEDYQAADLAGKPALFVTKIHEVKAKEVPALDDELAKDIDEEVETLDELKAKYRKELETAKEIAFDDAVESAALELAVENAEIVELPEEMIHEEVHRAINEFLGGMQQQGISPDMYFQITGTTREDLHKQYEADAEKRTKTNLVVEAVAKAEGFEATEEEINKEIEDLAATYKMEVAQVRSLLSPEMLKHDIAVKKAVEVITSTATVK from the coding sequence ATGTCTGTATCATTTGAAGCAAAAGAAACAAACCGCGGTGTATTGACTTTCACAATCGGTCAAGATGCGATTAAACCAGAATTGGACCGCGTTTTCAACAAAGTTAAGAAAGATATCAATCTTCCAGGTTTCCGTAAAGGTCACTTGCCACGTGCCGTTTTCAACCAAAAATTTGGTGAAGAAGCACTTTACCAAGATGTAGTTAACGCTCTTTTACCAGCAGCTTATGAAGCAGCAGTTACTGAAGCTGGTCTTGAAGTCGTTGCACAACCAAAAATTGATGTAGTGTCAATGGAAAAAGGTCAAGACTGGACTATTAATGCTGAAGTTGTGACAAAACCTGAAGTAAAATTGGGTGACTACAAAAACTTGACAGTTTCAGTAGAAGCAACTAAAGAAGTATCTGATGAAGAAGTAGATGCGAAAATCGAACGCGAACGCAATAACTTGGCAGAATTGGTTGTCAAAGAAGGTGCTGCTGAAGAAGGTGACACTGTTGTCATCGACTTTGTTGGTTCTGTTGATGGAGTTGAATTTAACGGTGGAAAAGGTGAAAACTTCTCACTTGGACTTGGTTCAGGTCAATTCATCCCAGGATTTGAAGCACAATTGGTAGGTCATGCAGCTGGTGAAGAAGTAAATGTTGAAGTTACTTTCCCAGAAGATTATCAAGCAGCTGACCTTGCAGGTAAACCAGCGCTCTTCGTAACAAAAATCCATGAAGTAAAAGCAAAAGAAGTTCCAGCTTTGGACGATGAATTAGCTAAAGATATTGACGAAGAAGTTGAAACACTTGATGAGTTGAAAGCGAAATACCGTAAAGAATTAGAAACAGCAAAAGAAATTGCATTTGATGATGCAGTTGAATCAGCAGCTCTTGAATTGGCAGTTGAAAACGCTGAAATTGTTGAATTGCCAGAAGAAATGATTCACGAAGAAGTTCATCGTGCAATCAACGAATTCTTGGGTGGTATGCAACAACAAGGTATCTCACCAGATATGTACTTCCAAATCACTGGTACAACTCGTGAAGACCTTCATAAACAATACGAAGCAGATGCTGAAAAACGTACGAAGACAAACTTGGTTGTTGAAGCAGTAGCTAAAGCAGAAGGTTTCGAAGCAACTGAAGAAGAAATCAACAAAGAAATCGAAGACTTGGCAGCAACTTACAAGATGGAAGTAGCACAAGTTCGTAGCTTGCTTTCACCAGAAATGCTTAAACACGACATCGCTGTGAAGAAAGCTGTAGAAGTGATCACAAGCACTGCAACTGTAAAATAA
- the pepV gene encoding dipeptidase PepV has protein sequence MNWLNEIKKYEEELLQDICDLVSINSVRDDSLASEECPVGPGPKRALYAVETLLNETGLKTEIIDNLVVQADWGNSDEVIGIMGHVDVVAVGEGWLSDPFVPTLREGRLYGRGVLDDKGPLVCAIFAIKILQRLGIHPKKTVRFIIGSDEESEWKCMKAYQKYRSFPKVGWVPDAYFPVIHGEKGTSILQITTGSVNRPDFYLKEFHAGVQVNMVPDKAVAVLEAEEPGKISQAFYRFINDYSGIAGEVCRQEKNVTLTLFGQSAHGSKPFLGENAATHLARFLDTYSRVSTNQQDFLSLLADCHEDSFGESFGIAYQDPEMGKLTVNVGLVSYTEEAGGLISCDCRYPKGIEFSRIQTLVASKLGECFQVAGYEKLSPHFVSPSSELVQCLQEVYRDQTGGQEAPLVIGGATYARLMEEGVAFGALFPDREDTMHQANEYMEVEDLLRIVVIYSETIYNLACSC, from the coding sequence ATGAATTGGTTAAATGAAATAAAGAAGTATGAAGAGGAGTTGTTGCAAGATATTTGTGACTTGGTGAGTATTAACTCTGTTCGAGACGATAGTCTAGCGAGCGAGGAGTGTCCGGTCGGACCAGGTCCCAAACGTGCCCTATATGCGGTCGAAACATTATTGAATGAGACAGGGCTGAAAACAGAGATAATCGATAATCTGGTTGTTCAAGCAGACTGGGGAAACTCCGATGAAGTTATTGGGATTATGGGGCATGTTGATGTTGTTGCCGTTGGGGAAGGGTGGTTGTCAGATCCCTTTGTACCGACTTTGCGAGAAGGAAGATTGTACGGTCGAGGAGTATTGGACGACAAGGGGCCGTTGGTCTGCGCCATCTTTGCAATAAAAATACTGCAACGGTTAGGAATACATCCAAAGAAGACCGTTCGTTTTATCATTGGAAGTGATGAAGAAAGCGAATGGAAATGTATGAAGGCTTATCAAAAATACCGTAGTTTTCCCAAGGTTGGCTGGGTTCCTGATGCCTATTTCCCTGTTATACATGGTGAAAAGGGGACAAGTATTTTGCAAATCACGACCGGTAGTGTGAATCGTCCTGATTTTTATCTGAAAGAATTTCATGCCGGTGTGCAGGTGAATATGGTTCCTGACAAGGCGGTTGCAGTACTTGAAGCAGAGGAGCCTGGAAAAATATCCCAAGCATTTTATCGTTTTATAAATGACTATTCTGGAATTGCTGGTGAAGTATGCAGACAGGAGAAGAATGTTACCCTGACATTATTTGGGCAATCCGCTCATGGTAGCAAACCATTTTTAGGGGAAAATGCAGCAACCCACCTGGCTCGTTTTTTGGATACTTATTCACGAGTTTCTACAAATCAACAAGATTTTCTATCATTATTGGCTGACTGCCACGAAGATTCATTTGGGGAAAGTTTCGGAATTGCTTATCAGGATCCAGAGATGGGTAAATTGACAGTCAATGTTGGTCTGGTATCTTACACCGAAGAAGCTGGAGGGCTGATTTCGTGTGATTGCCGTTATCCAAAAGGGATTGAATTCTCTAGGATTCAGACTTTGGTGGCATCAAAACTGGGAGAATGTTTCCAAGTGGCTGGATATGAGAAGTTGAGCCCACATTTTGTTTCTCCGTCATCTGAGCTGGTTCAATGTCTGCAAGAAGTTTATCGAGACCAAACAGGTGGACAAGAAGCTCCGCTGGTTATTGGAGGAGCTACCTATGCTCGTCTGATGGAAGAAGGAGTTGCATTCGGTGCGCTATTTCCAGATAGGGAAGATACCATGCATCAGGCGAATGAATACATGGAAGTGGAAGATTTACTGCGAATTGTGGTCATTTATTCGGAAACAATCTATAATTTGGCGTGTTCGTGTTAA
- a CDS encoding Rid family detoxifying hydrolase yields MVERISSEKIPAAVGSYSAASKVGNLIFTSGQLPINVETGKIDQPESIEWQVAQSLRNVQAILEDNGSSMKNIIKTTVYLDNIEDFASFNAVYQTFFDGDYPARTAFEVGRLPFGALVEIEAIAEV; encoded by the coding sequence ATGGTAGAACGTATTTCAAGTGAAAAAATTCCAGCTGCGGTAGGAAGTTATTCTGCAGCTAGTAAGGTAGGAAATTTGATTTTTACATCAGGACAACTACCAATTAATGTTGAAACAGGCAAAATTGATCAGCCAGAATCAATCGAATGGCAAGTTGCGCAGTCGTTGCGGAATGTGCAAGCTATTTTAGAAGATAATGGATCTTCCATGAAAAATATTATCAAGACAACAGTCTATTTAGACAATATAGAGGATTTTGCAAGTTTCAATGCTGTCTATCAAACTTTCTTTGATGGGGACTACCCTGCTAGAACGGCTTTTGAAGTAGGCCGCTTGCCTTTTGGAGCACTTGTAGAGATTGAAGCAATTGCGGAGGTATAG
- a CDS encoding DUF1349 domain-containing protein: MNTKDFYWVREPENYQISNKEIRITTQAHTDLWQKTYYHFVNDNAPLLLMDTEEEYFSFTVKTDFSNSHTRFDQCGVVVYQDSENWIKGSIEYENEEFQHLGSVVTNHGFSDWATKEIPASVKSIYYRLSRRGSDFCIENSKDGVHFEQMRICHLHEGSGKIHFGIYACSPEDSSFEAVFSEMSLTDCKWLAHDGQQPD; encoded by the coding sequence ATGAACACAAAAGATTTTTACTGGGTACGAGAGCCAGAAAACTACCAGATTTCAAATAAGGAAATCAGAATCACAACCCAAGCCCATACGGACTTGTGGCAGAAGACCTATTACCATTTTGTCAATGATAATGCTCCCTTGCTCTTGATGGATACGGAGGAAGAGTATTTCTCCTTTACGGTTAAGACAGATTTTTCCAATAGTCATACCCGCTTTGACCAGTGTGGTGTCGTGGTCTATCAGGATTCGGAAAACTGGATTAAGGGCTCGATTGAGTATGAAAACGAGGAGTTTCAGCACCTGGGTAGCGTTGTGACCAATCACGGCTTTTCAGACTGGGCAACTAAGGAAATACCTGCTTCTGTCAAGTCTATCTATTACCGCTTGAGCCGACGGGGTAGCGATTTCTGCATCGAAAACTCTAAAGACGGTGTCCATTTTGAGCAGATGCGGATTTGCCACTTACATGAAGGCAGTGGTAAAATCCATTTCGGTATTTATGCCTGCTCGCCAGAAGATTCTTCTTTTGAAGCGGTCTTCTCCGAAATGAGCTTGACAGACTGCAAGTGGCTGGCCCATGACGGACAACAACCAGATTAG
- a CDS encoding gamma-glutamyl-gamma-aminobutyrate hydrolase family protein: MESKCSKPIIGISASIIVDSGGMFPGYHRAYVNEDYVNSVIRSGGIPLIIPISQDETVIDGYIGSIDGLILSGGHDVNPLNYDEEPDQKLGDIFPLRDWFDSQLLQKAKEKRIPILGICRGCQIINVSHGGSLWQDLSYAEGVTIKHWQAHHPDLATHSIEIEEDSVLYHVLGEKKVMVNSFHHQVIRKVGDGFRVVARARDGVIEAIESTDYPFMIGVQWHPEMLHHCDAGMCRLFKALVEAAQGMSSEKILYEMAV; encoded by the coding sequence ATGGAATCAAAGTGTTCTAAGCCGATTATTGGGATTTCAGCGAGTATTATCGTTGATTCAGGAGGGATGTTTCCTGGTTATCATAGAGCGTATGTAAATGAAGATTATGTAAACTCTGTTATACGCAGCGGAGGGATTCCGCTCATTATTCCGATTAGTCAAGATGAGACAGTCATTGATGGCTATATTGGTAGTATTGATGGATTAATTCTTTCAGGGGGGCACGATGTCAATCCTTTGAATTATGATGAAGAACCAGATCAGAAATTAGGGGATATTTTCCCATTGCGCGATTGGTTCGATAGTCAACTTTTACAAAAAGCTAAAGAAAAGCGAATTCCAATCTTAGGGATTTGTCGTGGATGTCAAATCATCAATGTGTCACACGGTGGTAGCCTTTGGCAAGATTTATCCTATGCGGAAGGTGTGACAATCAAGCATTGGCAAGCCCATCATCCAGACTTAGCAACTCACTCCATCGAGATTGAAGAAGATTCTGTACTTTATCACGTGCTGGGAGAGAAAAAAGTGATGGTGAACTCTTTCCATCATCAAGTGATTCGTAAGGTGGGAGATGGTTTCAGAGTTGTAGCGAGAGCAAGAGATGGTGTGATTGAAGCGATTGAAAGCACTGACTATCCTTTTATGATTGGTGTGCAGTGGCATCCTGAAATGTTACACCATTGCGATGCGGGTATGTGTCGTCTCTTTAAAGCCTTGGTTGAAGCAGCGCAAGGTATGTCAAGTGAAAAGATTTTATATGAAATGGCCGTTTGA
- a CDS encoding transcriptional regulator, with protein sequence MSMNSKLNHYIPLVDFLAQILGKKTEVVLQDFSQGLDHSLIYIKNNLSGRDIGAPATDFVLDVLQSKVYKEKDYLVNYRTKTLGGKELYSSSFFIKDDTGELLGMICVNADKSKMLTLKRLFESALEDVNEELANEQVEHEEPNIVENFYTTAGSMIEAAIEQETHGKDVERFKLSRTEKIAVVRSLYQKGFFDFKDAIPQVATAFKMSEVSIYKYIQIIKNEANGFVDN encoded by the coding sequence ATGAGTATGAATTCAAAATTAAATCACTATATTCCCTTGGTTGATTTTTTGGCTCAAATTTTGGGGAAGAAGACCGAGGTTGTGCTACAAGACTTTTCGCAGGGGCTAGATCACTCGTTGATTTATATAAAAAATAATTTATCCGGCCGTGATATTGGTGCTCCGGCAACGGATTTTGTGTTGGATGTACTCCAGTCGAAGGTGTATAAGGAAAAGGATTATCTGGTAAATTATCGTACAAAAACTTTGGGTGGGAAGGAATTGTACTCCTCTAGTTTTTTTATAAAAGATGATACTGGTGAGTTGCTCGGCATGATTTGTGTCAATGCTGATAAATCGAAGATGCTAACCTTGAAGCGCTTGTTCGAGTCGGCCTTGGAAGATGTCAATGAAGAACTGGCTAATGAGCAAGTAGAACATGAAGAACCAAATATCGTTGAAAATTTCTATACAACTGCTGGTAGTATGATTGAGGCTGCGATTGAACAAGAAACACATGGGAAAGATGTTGAGCGATTCAAACTATCAAGAACAGAAAAAATAGCAGTTGTACGCTCCTTGTATCAAAAAGGTTTCTTTGATTTCAAAGATGCTATTCCACAGGTGGCTACAGCTTTCAAAATGTCAGAAGTAAGTATTTATAAATACATTCAAATTATAAAAAATGAAGCAAATGGCTTCGTTGATAATTAA
- a CDS encoding polyphosphate polymerase domain-containing protein codes for MNEVLRKEKKYLLPLEMYYYLSGKLEKILKVDSYGKEDGYCVRSLYFDSLEDVDWQEKEDGLENRRKIRLRNYGNGSQNAKLELKQKQGDNQRKRSLLMTKSDAMSLIEGNTSVLLTYPDKLATELYCRMNQYCYKPKTIIEYRRKAFISPENDIRITFDFQVRGTEASYDIFNNHLLQYSLLDPHLVILEVKYNGFLLSHIKDLLAEVDGSELSASKYCMGRMISKHYRF; via the coding sequence ATTAATGAAGTGTTGCGGAAGGAGAAGAAGTATCTACTTCCGTTAGAAATGTATTATTATTTGAGCGGAAAGTTAGAAAAAATACTAAAAGTGGATAGCTATGGAAAAGAAGATGGCTACTGCGTACGTTCCCTCTATTTTGATTCTTTAGAGGATGTTGATTGGCAGGAAAAAGAAGATGGTCTTGAAAATCGTCGGAAGATTCGTTTAAGGAATTATGGAAATGGTTCGCAAAATGCCAAATTAGAGTTGAAGCAGAAGCAGGGAGATAATCAGCGGAAACGTTCTCTTTTGATGACAAAAAGTGATGCGATGTCATTAATTGAAGGGAACACTTCAGTGTTATTGACCTATCCAGATAAATTGGCGACGGAACTTTATTGCCGTATGAACCAGTACTGTTACAAACCTAAGACGATTATTGAATACCGTCGGAAAGCTTTTATTTCTCCTGAAAACGATATTCGAATCACGTTTGATTTTCAAGTGCGTGGGACAGAAGCATCCTACGACATCTTTAATAACCATCTGCTGCAATACAGTTTGTTGGATCCTCATCTGGTTATTTTAGAAGTAAAGTACAATGGATTTCTATTGTCGCATATCAAAGATTTGTTGGCAGAGGTGGATGGCAGTGAATTGAGTGCTAGTAAATATTGTATGGGAAGAATGATCAGTAAACATTATAGATTTTAA
- a CDS encoding CotH kinase family protein, translated as MKQKILYHLVFIGLLLGIFSLRMLDLKQHKERFYHHKVSLSAQPVSPVEHLASHLPIIEIDTLDGKVIPLERGENEGGTRQQSVRGTVRLYDKLDEVNRVGDGARVETLAEIAYRGNSSRHFDKKSIKLRFVDKKGEDVEYTVAGMPKESEWVLHGPFLDRSLLRNYISYNLAGELMEYAPNVRYSEVMINGEYQGLYLIVESIEQGVHRIPIEKSDKRSLKTSYIAVWDRPHKSKNPVDNYVGYTYQADQSSLDIRYPNVRKITEAQKDFIQQDISKIERILYSYDLKQYGHYVDKNAFATYFVINEFFRNTDAGIFSTYLYKDLRDKMKIAVWDFNNAFDNHSDVEYDRAGFSMLEVPWFSMMIKDREFIDLVVHKYHQLRKNLLSTKRLHDHIDKTVQFLGPAIQRNNDKWGYVFQLQKMDEHNYLQPYERNQASYEEAVHVVKAFIEDRGKWLDEHIETLYQYCAPSKNTNTLVDY; from the coding sequence ATGAAACAAAAAATACTGTATCATTTAGTTTTTATCGGGTTGCTGCTTGGTATTTTTAGTCTACGGATGCTAGACCTGAAACAGCATAAAGAACGATTTTACCATCATAAAGTTTCTCTATCTGCCCAACCAGTGAGTCCAGTTGAGCACTTGGCCAGTCACCTACCGATTATTGAAATTGACACTCTGGATGGGAAGGTAATTCCTCTAGAAAGAGGAGAAAATGAAGGTGGAACAAGACAACAATCTGTACGAGGAACTGTTCGGCTGTACGATAAATTAGATGAAGTAAACCGTGTCGGGGATGGGGCGCGTGTTGAAACGTTGGCGGAAATAGCGTATCGTGGCAATTCCTCTCGGCATTTTGATAAGAAATCAATTAAACTACGTTTTGTCGATAAAAAAGGAGAGGATGTAGAGTACACGGTTGCGGGAATGCCAAAGGAGTCCGAGTGGGTCTTGCACGGTCCATTTTTGGATAGGAGTCTGCTGAGAAATTATATATCCTATAACCTAGCTGGCGAATTGATGGAGTATGCTCCCAATGTCCGTTATAGTGAAGTGATGATTAACGGAGAGTACCAAGGTTTGTATTTAATTGTTGAGAGTATAGAACAGGGAGTGCATAGAATCCCTATTGAAAAAAGTGACAAACGCTCCTTGAAAACATCATATATTGCTGTTTGGGACCGACCGCATAAGTCAAAAAATCCAGTCGATAACTATGTTGGCTATACCTATCAAGCAGATCAGTCATCGCTAGATATTCGCTATCCAAATGTCCGAAAAATAACAGAGGCTCAAAAAGACTTTATCCAGCAGGATATTAGTAAGATTGAGAGAATCCTATACTCCTACGATTTAAAACAGTACGGGCACTACGTAGATAAGAATGCTTTTGCGACCTATTTCGTTATTAATGAATTCTTCCGTAATACGGATGCAGGAATATTCTCCACCTATCTCTACAAGGATTTGCGAGATAAAATGAAGATTGCTGTATGGGATTTTAACAACGCATTTGATAACCACAGCGATGTAGAATACGATCGAGCAGGTTTCTCGATGCTGGAGGTTCCGTGGTTTAGCATGATGATCAAGGATAGGGAGTTTATCGATTTAGTCGTTCATAAGTACCATCAATTACGCAAAAATCTGCTCAGTACCAAACGTCTTCACGATCATATTGATAAGACAGTTCAATTTTTAGGACCAGCCATTCAAAGAAATAATGATAAATGGGGCTACGTCTTTCAGTTGCAAAAAATGGATGAACATAACTATCTCCAGCCCTATGAACGTAATCAAGCAAGTTACGAAGAAGCTGTGCATGTTGTAAAAGCCTTTATTGAAGATCGTGGGAAGTGGTTGGATGAGCATATTGAAACCTTGTATCAATACTGTGCTCCATCCAAAAATACAAATACGCTAGTCGATTATTAG
- a CDS encoding APC family permease: MKKKLGFYSIVLLTINSVIGTGIFLSPGTVVASTGQQALLVYLLAAVFASVLAITFAAAAKYVSKGGAAYAYAKAAFGDNVGFYVGITRYIAASIAWGVMGTAVVKTVLGIFGLDNTNMTYITLGFICLMAVLLLVNIFGTRIFEVINNLSTIGKVGALVTTIVVGLAIVLFGNVNQFGTISSIMNSAGEPLGSNLDMGAYCMAIIAAFYAFTGFESVASGSEDMEAPEKNLPRAIPLAIAIVAAIYIGIVGVAMMINPEAIVSTTEVVALAEVFDNNIIRSMIVIGALVSMFGINVAASFHTPRILEAMALQGQIPSAFTKRTENGFPLTSFLITIGIAILLPMAFGFNMSSIIVLSSISRFIQFIIVPLAVIIFYLGKERGEALQDVKKNPVVDVFIPGLALAFTLLLLYKFSWAQQFTITLENGEVVANVFAITAMVIGYVILPIVLMIWKNNQTKVATATN, translated from the coding sequence ATGAAAAAGAAATTAGGTTTTTATTCCATCGTATTGCTGACTATTAATTCCGTTATCGGGACGGGAATTTTCCTATCACCAGGTACGGTAGTTGCTTCTACGGGGCAACAAGCCTTGCTGGTCTATTTACTGGCAGCGGTATTTGCTTCAGTACTTGCGATTACTTTTGCAGCAGCGGCTAAGTACGTTTCTAAAGGTGGTGCAGCCTATGCCTATGCCAAGGCAGCATTCGGAGATAATGTTGGTTTTTATGTCGGAATTACTCGCTATATTGCAGCAAGTATTGCCTGGGGTGTTATGGGGACTGCGGTAGTAAAAACTGTCCTTGGTATATTTGGGTTGGATAATACAAATATGACCTATATCACTCTCGGATTTATCTGTTTGATGGCGGTACTCTTGCTTGTAAATATATTCGGTACAAGAATTTTTGAAGTCATCAATAACCTTTCTACTATCGGAAAAGTTGGCGCATTGGTGACGACAATCGTTGTTGGCTTGGCTATTGTCTTATTTGGCAATGTTAACCAATTCGGTACGATTAGTTCCATTATGAACAGTGCAGGCGAACCTTTGGGTTCCAATCTAGACATGGGTGCTTACTGTATGGCGATTATTGCAGCTTTCTATGCCTTTACTGGTTTTGAAAGTGTAGCGAGTGGTTCTGAGGATATGGAAGCGCCAGAGAAAAACTTACCACGAGCGATCCCGTTGGCGATTGCTATTGTGGCAGCTATTTATATTGGTATTGTTGGGGTTGCTATGATGATTAACCCAGAAGCGATTGTTTCTACTACGGAAGTTGTAGCCTTGGCAGAAGTATTTGACAATAATATTATTCGTAGTATGATTGTAATAGGTGCTTTAGTTTCTATGTTTGGTATCAATGTGGCAGCTTCCTTCCACACGCCTCGTATTTTGGAAGCGATGGCCTTGCAGGGACAAATTCCAAGTGCCTTTACAAAACGTACTGAAAATGGCTTCCCACTGACTTCATTCCTTATCACGATTGGGATTGCTATTTTATTACCGATGGCCTTCGGTTTCAATATGAGCAGTATCATTGTCCTTAGCTCAATTTCACGTTTTATTCAATTTATCATCGTACCATTGGCGGTTATCATTTTCTATTTGGGCAAAGAACGGGGAGAAGCATTGCAAGATGTTAAGAAAAATCCAGTTGTTGATGTCTTCATTCCAGGTCTTGCACTAGCCTTTACATTATTATTGCTTTATAAATTTAGCTGGGCTCAACAATTTACCATCACCTTGGAAAATGGTGAGGTCGTAGCCAATGTATTTGCAATCACAGCTATGGTTATCGGCTATGTTATCTTGCCGATTGTGCTGATGATTTGGAAAAATAATCAAACAAAAGTTGCTACAGCGACTAACTAA
- a CDS encoding trans-sulfuration enzyme family protein, with protein MKDNTRLLHGYPVVDEYTGAASIPIYQTSTFHNSELYCDHQKYLYTRFSNPTTDALESGLACLEQATFAIAFASGMAAISNVLMLLEAGDHVIFPIEVYGGTCQFATKILPQYGISTSFVDMADLDRVRKVITDQTKMLYIETPSNPLLKVVDIRALVEVAKENGLISVIDNTFMTALYQRPLELGVDIVVESVTKFINGHSDVVAGLIATNNEEYYHKLKLFQKNFGGIVGVEDAWLILRGMKTMGLRMKQSVHNAQTIADYLVSHPKVKKVHYPGLVNHPNHSVQMRQAENGGAVLSFEFYSKEDMLAFTKMIKIPILAVSLGGVESILSHPATMSHACLSEEERAEQGISDSLLRLSCGIEDVEDLLADFEQALA; from the coding sequence ATGAAAGACAATACAAGGTTGTTACATGGTTATCCAGTGGTAGATGAATATACAGGGGCGGCCTCGATTCCTATCTATCAAACCTCAACTTTTCATAATTCAGAATTGTATTGTGACCATCAAAAGTATTTATACACACGCTTTTCGAACCCGACAACGGATGCGTTAGAAAGTGGCTTAGCTTGCTTAGAACAAGCCACCTTTGCGATAGCATTTGCATCGGGTATGGCTGCAATATCAAATGTTTTGATGTTATTGGAAGCTGGGGACCATGTCATCTTTCCTATTGAGGTGTATGGTGGAACGTGTCAATTTGCTACGAAGATCTTGCCACAATATGGCATTTCAACAAGTTTCGTAGATATGGCTGATTTGGACCGGGTTCGTAAGGTGATAACGGACCAGACCAAGATGCTCTATATAGAAACTCCTTCAAATCCTTTATTAAAGGTAGTAGATATTCGTGCCTTGGTTGAAGTGGCTAAAGAAAATGGCTTGATTTCCGTTATTGACAATACCTTCATGACAGCCTTGTATCAGAGGCCGTTGGAGCTAGGTGTGGACATTGTTGTTGAAAGTGTAACGAAATTTATCAATGGCCATAGCGATGTTGTTGCTGGACTGATTGCAACGAACAACGAAGAATATTATCATAAGCTGAAACTATTCCAAAAAAATTTTGGAGGAATTGTTGGTGTTGAGGATGCCTGGTTGATTTTGCGTGGTATGAAAACAATGGGGCTTCGGATGAAGCAATCTGTACACAATGCGCAGACAATTGCAGACTATTTAGTTTCTCATCCAAAAGTAAAAAAAGTTCATTATCCAGGTCTGGTCAATCATCCAAATCATTCTGTACAGATGCGACAGGCTGAAAATGGCGGTGCGGTACTTTCCTTTGAATTTTACTCAAAAGAGGATATGTTAGCCTTTACTAAGATGATTAAGATACCGATTTTAGCAGTTAGTCTAGGTGGTGTAGAGTCCATTTTATCGCATCCAGCAACCATGTCCCATGCTTGTTTGAGTGAAGAAGAAAGAGCTGAACAAGGGATTAGTGATAGTCTTCTACGCCTATCTTGCGGTATTGAAGATGTCGAAGATTTACTGGCAGATTTTGAACAAGCACTTGCTTAA
- a CDS encoding DUF4956 domain-containing protein — protein sequence MKDLLRNILEQHGTLTIQDMIMHIVVAAILGGVIYISYAYTHAGTTYSKKFNISLMTLTVLTATVMTVIGNNVALSLGMVGALSVVRFRTAVKDSRDTTYIFWTIVVGICCGVGDYIVAMIGSSVIFLLLLIWGRVKNENRMLLIVRANRELEVPLEGLFFQYFNGHVVQRVKNTKADMLELIFEVNRRVYDKYYSADNSLVEQVYQLGEVDYFNVVTQSDDING from the coding sequence ATGAAAGATTTATTACGAAATATTTTAGAACAACATGGAACATTGACAATCCAAGATATGATTATGCATATTGTGGTGGCAGCTATTTTAGGAGGAGTCATCTACATTTCTTATGCCTATACGCATGCTGGAACGACCTATAGTAAAAAGTTTAACATATCGCTCATGACACTGACGGTACTGACTGCGACTGTTATGACTGTTATTGGGAATAACGTGGCACTGTCCTTGGGGATGGTTGGTGCGCTTTCGGTGGTTCGTTTTAGGACAGCAGTGAAGGATTCTCGCGATACAACCTATATTTTTTGGACGATTGTAGTTGGAATCTGTTGTGGTGTTGGAGATTATATAGTTGCAATGATTGGAAGTAGTGTGATTTTCTTGCTGCTTCTCATCTGGGGAAGGGTTAAAAATGAAAATCGGATGTTATTAATTGTACGAGCTAATCGAGAGTTAGAAGTTCCTTTGGAAGGACTCTTCTTCCAGTATTTTAACGGACATGTTGTTCAACGTGTAAAAAATACAAAAGCAGATATGTTGGAGCTGATTTTTGAGGTCAATCGGCGTGTTTATGACAAATACTATTCAGCAGATAATAGCTTAGTTGAACAAGTCTATCAGTTGGGGGAGGTAGACTATTTTAATGTCGTGACTCAAAGTGATGACATCAATGGATAA